The genomic DNA AGGTGAAGGCATTGAAAAACTACGCGAGTTGGTTGTAAACACCACGAAAGAAATAATGAATCCAGGACCAGCCGGTATGCTTGCTTTTAATGTTTCATAAGTGCATATCCAGATACTTGTGTAGGAGAGATTATTTTCAGTTAGTTTGcttgtaaaacacaataaacagtaattaaaataattgagTGAAGTTCCCAAATCACTTGCTAGCATTCATCCCCTGTCAAAGCTGTTaacacaattgtttttattttacaggttttggttttaaataccattttgaAGATGATGCCTATGATGTGGATGATAGTAATGATGAATGTAGTGAAAGTGAATATTGCTATTCTGATTATGATCCTGATTATGCACAGAGATCCACATACTGTGGATTTCCAAGAGCGTTTCTAGACCCACATCACAGGCCAAGGAGCTTGGATATGAATTTACCTTTCAATTATAAAATGGGTGTTACAGCTGAGGTAAGTGCTGAATTACTGTAACTGGTAGCCAGGTAAAGTGGCTGCATATTGAATCTctcaaaaaaacaaccaaaatacaaaaaaatgagtaTTCTAATGTAGAGACATGTAATTCTGCGTTGGAACAGATCTCTGCAGAAAAACAAGCTGTTGAAGGCAAGCAGGAATGAAACATTGCAAATTCAGTAGAAGAAAATTCTCCCATTCATGTGTTTCTGCCCTAGTCCCAGGATAATGTATGCAGCAGAGGGAGGGTCTCTCTAGTGGTTCTAGCTTTTTACTATACCAAACCactataacaataaataaataaataaataaataaaaatgtattcacaATTTTAAAACCTGCTTGTCAACGCACAGAGTGTATTATGAACAGTGGTAACCAGAAATGATAAACGTAACTACAACAGCACGGCTCCTGCactatgcttttaaaataatcacacacattatcCTGGCCTGATATGTTTTCTTAACTTTTCTGGTGGAAATTAAGTTACTTCCAAAGTAGCAGATAGGTGCTTGCATTTTAGATGATTTGATTATTTAACTTGTTGATTTTATGATACGAAATACTTGTGCTGCAGAGATTACATTGTATGGTGGTCTCGTTTGAACCTTTCAAAATACCTCCACgtgttgctttttttatttatttttttaaagatgccaTTTTCACTGTTCATTTACTCccttagccaatagcagagctaggTAATGAAGTGAACCCGCCCCCCTGTCCATTTTCAGTGTGGTGAGAATTGTAGTGGCTGATCACTTAACTTCTTCATCTCAAATACCGGGCcaagtttttttttggtgtgattggcttatttttccatttgttttagaaattaacgAGTATTCAAAACTAGATCAATGTATTCAATTAGTCATTTTATTTAGAATACTCGATTCCTAGAATATTCAGACTCACTACCTGAAAAAATAACCACACCCTCTTTAAATGcatgcaaaagattttaatgaacAAGCCGTTTCACAAGGTCAATGTGCTATTATTGGCAGCACCCTATATAAATTGGTGTGTTGTAACTGGCAACACTCATTAAAAGACAAGCAGAAATATGTAGTTTTAGTTTGATATGTGATTATTGATGTTCATTCCTCTAAACTTCTGTATACATGCAGCTTCCAGGAGACTTAACAAGATTCACTTAACATACTTTCTGGTATATGCTGCATTTTAAAGAATTCACACAGCTTGACAAGGCTGACTTCgtgttttttataaatattttaaatgttttaaatatccaATTGCTGTTGCTTTAAGAAGCTGGATATATGAAGACACTGAGTAAGATTTCTTGTCCAAACATTTGTTGGTCTTGTGATTACTTGGGTAATTACCTGttgataaacagtttttttttttgacatggtCAATAAACGGGGGTGATAATAAGATGGTGTAAAATGAACACATGACTTGTCTGGGGTTTGTAATTTGCATAGTTCATGGGTAAAGGTTTAGTAGCTGGGTAGACTGCTCTTCTCCAGGTTTAATAGGTGTAGTTATTGGATTAATTTCAATTcaattacaatttattttatttatatatcgtCTTTCATACCActgtatctcaaagtgctttacttgtccgttaaaacagaaagaagtgTGCAATATCAAGAAGTTGtaaaaattacaaagtaacaataaataacagtaacaatcaaaataaaaaggcaaataaaatagattaaaacaattatatttaagtcaGGTTAAAGTTAAACTAAAGCAAGTCTTTAATCATAACTTAAAAATATTGACCGAAGCAGCatctctaataaaaaaaaaaagggggcattataactaaatgcacTGTCTCCTCTTTCCAATTTTACCTTTGGGAAACGCAGAGGTTCCTTAAAGTGAATAGAATCTCTCTTGGGTAATCCAGTGCCAAACCATTTAGTGCTTTTATATGTcaataatttttaaataaatgaaatgcagtAGAAgcaagtgcagtgaaaccaagaGAGGAGTTATATGAGCCCATTTCTTTTGTTCTAATGAGAACTCCTTGCAGCATTCTGGACAAGCAGCAAATGTGATGAGGCATGACCTGGAAAGCCAACAAATACAGCATTTAGTCATCTAGATGaaacaaaagtgttgcatcatcaaagaaagaaaatatctgaTTTTAGCAATGtttcatagtttaaaaaaaaaacaaaaaaaacttgtcaTTTTTCAAATATAACCCTCACATTTCTCAAATCAGATTTTGTCAGAGGTGAGATCAAGTGCTTAGTGACTTACTGTATAGTACTCCCCTTATATAAGGTGGCCCTTCTACACTAGCAAACCAGTTAGTGGCAGGGTGGTGGCTCCATAATATCATTTCACTTACACTTCTATTCTCATGAGGCACCCAACTGTATCGTCATGAAGGTACTTGAAGAGGAGTACTGTAATTGGTTCAATGCAGTTGAAAGTGCCTATGTTGCCTAGCCATGGTTTAGTAGTTGAAACTAAAGTGTAgagttaatttttattttgtttttcaggaagcagaaaaaaatgcaaaagaatTAGTAGATGAGGAagaaagagttaaacaaaaaGCTGAAAAGAAAAGGCTTAAGAAAAaggtgaatattttttaaataaattgtattccATTAATGTTTGATTAATTTAACATTGTAATTCCTGAAGATTGTTGAGTTGGTCTCTTGCATTTTAAGTAAAGGTATTGGTTCGGTACTAAACTCCAGTTTTTTTACAGAgacaaaaagagagaaagagacaagagaaattagaaaaagaaaataaaaatgaagcaaATGTAAGTATGGGTTCTTTCTCAAATTTCTTACGGTCATTTGACTAAGTTATGTCTTTACATTTGCTTGCTCTAATGAGTGCTTTGAGATAAGATTTGGTCTCTGTACTTTTGTAAGTGATTGCTGCTTTCTCTCCCCCTCCCACCAGTGTCTTGCTGAAACATTATTGAATGTCAATATCGCAGATAGTGATGAAGAGaagaataaatcaaataaaaaagatGCTAGTATGTTGTCTGCAAAAATACCACCTGAATCTTCAGAGAAACATAAAGCAATAAATGGAAATGAATCTAGTAATGAGGATGGCAGTAAAGAAGAAAGCTGGGAGGAGGAATCTGAGGTAGGTGGTCAGTTTTAACTTTAGTGCATGTATATTTTTAGAACTGGCATTGAGCACTCTTACTTTTTTGAAAAGCTTTAAATCATCATTAAAAAGATTTTCCAATTTGCCACTTTGATATACAGTCTTCGACATGTTATACAAACACTAAATGCAGGAAAGAAACTAATGTGGTGTGCTTACTATTTTTacgaatgtttttttgtttgttttaatatcctAGGATCAGCTGGATTTGACCTGCAGCTTTGTATCGAAAGCTGCCAGCATCGCAAAACGTAAAATGGAATTAAAACCTAAAActgagaagaaagaaaaaaagaaaaagcctgaAAAGGATACAGACATGAAACAAGTTGTGAAGAAGGAGATACAAGAGGTAAAATAGACACCTGAGGCATGTTGGAGCCAGTGCGTGGCAAGGTCAGCAAATGATGTTGCAACGACAGTGTAAAGAGACAGTGGATCAAGATTATACAACCATTAAGAGCTCTGCATATAGATAGTACCTTACCAGACCATGCAGCTTTGCTTTGTGTAATACTCTTGTTCTGTTCTTTTACAGAATGGCAATGAAGACAGTGATGCAATTTTAGTTAAGAGTTTCGAACTAGCAGGTAAGAATTTCTCACCCTTTCAAACCCAAAGTCACCTTGTGCTTTGTTCTTCTCTGGATGATTCAAATCCTGACTGCCACTATTCTCTTCTCCATTCATTCACTAgttagaaaacttttttttttttgttcaagatTACGCTTATTTTTTGCTATACCCTTGAGCCTTGCATAAATTAACTCAATTTTTGGTTTCCAGTTATAGGTAATCAGTTGGCCAGTAGTGGTCGCTTTGAACTTGCTGTGTCATATTTCACCGATGCAATCAAGTTTAATCCAAAGGAGTATAGGTAAGaataatttttctttttgttttaagacAGGCAAACAAAGAGGCCAATATTTGTTCTGTGACTTAAATAGCAGAATTGTGCAAGGCAGTATTGGGACAGTTTTGTGTGGTGGTTTGGAAACAAGTACTGATAACAGCAAGGTCTGTACACTGCAGCACGTCATTTTAGTTATGTCTTGGTATTCAGGGCGATGGATTGCATAGTGTGACCTGTACCAAGTCTACTCGACTACTTTGTGCTTCATCTTTCCCAGCTGTAAAACTGGAAAGAATTAAGAAAATAGAGAGTTTAACTGTAAACAAAATTATTTGTTATATTACAGATACTGGTCATACAGGTGTCTGTGTAAGAGTGACGAGGGGAGTGGTACAAGAGTATTGATCCTCACTTGAAATAAACGCTTCGCTATTTCTTTTCAGACTCTTCGGTAATCGGTCTTTCTGCTATGAGAGACTGATGCAATACGATAAAGCTCTAAATGATGCAGAAATATCCCTCAGCATGTGTTCCTCTTGGACAAAAGGATACTTTAGAAAAGGAAAAGCATTAGCTGGACTGAAGGTAATTGCTGAGTGTAATTTGAAGAAAACTGTCCAATTCTCATTTTGAAATGAGTGCAACTTGTAGCCATTTTGAATACCAATGAGTAATTGAACTTATTTCAGTGTATTGGGtatatggggggaggggggtagagaGTCTGTATTAAGGGTGACTGTGCACATTTTTGTCTTCAAGTAAACCACAGTCTGTTTTCTCCCCCCCCCAGAGATATGCTGAAGCAGTAATTGCTTTAAAAGAAGTGTTAAAACTTGATAACACGTGTGCTGATGCAGCTCAGGAGCTGATGAGAGTCCAAATTATCCAGTTGATGGTATGTATATAGGAAAACAACTTTGATCAAAGTAACCATTTTAACTCTTAAGttggtgtgattttttttaaatagattactTGCTTTATATGGGGAGCTCAAGTCAAAAGGTAGTACAGTGCATAAGGGGCAAAGGATGCACAAAGTAAGTCAAAACAGAAGCAGTCTCTGATCTTGCTAGCAAACTGTGGTTGTAGTTGGACCTCTGGAGAGTTGATTTCTTGTCATGCAAATGCACATGTTGTGGAATGTTGAGtattttgtagaaacgtttttgGGTTgtggcagggatggaaacaagatgcactttatatttgttttgtgtaGA from Acipenser ruthenus chromosome 2, fAciRut3.2 maternal haplotype, whole genome shotgun sequence includes the following:
- the LOC117409096 gene encoding uncharacterized protein LOC117409096 — encoded protein: MNPGPAGFGFKYHFEDDAYDVDDSNDECSESEYCYSDYDPDYAQRSTYCGFPRAFLDPHHRPRSLDMNLPFNYKMGVTAEEAEKNAKELVDEEERVKQKAEKKRLKKKRQKERKRQEKLEKENKNEANCLAETLLNVNIADSDEEKNKSNKKDASMLSAKIPPESSEKHKAINGNESSNEDGSKEESWEEESEDQLDLTCSFVSKAASIAKRKMELKPKTEKKEKKKKPEKDTDMKQVVKKEIQENGNEDSDAILVKSFELAVIGNQLASSGRFELAVSYFTDAIKFNPKEYRLFGNRSFCYERLMQYDKALNDAEISLSMCSSWTKGYFRKGKALAGLKRYAEAVIALKEVLKLDNTCADAAQELMRVQIIQLMEMGFTREQSTNALIIHGTVHKALEALYNIHEGNHLVIKENAVVAGNGHAVEEEWVVSGRKVHCATKSVPRPEVPQTTQLKPVLQPSATQANIQPGEQPIWVGNVTNSISQTQLLRIFNSAGPINSVKMLYDRHCAFVNYSNKEAAERAIQTLQGLEIEGTKLIIRYPDNSYKNQGRANVPSAVKKIAAAQPAKPVVVGKAVGECVFWRTAGCTKKEKCPYKHVPENKGIDRKKKQHTTSLE